In Comamonas koreensis, the genomic stretch CAGCACCACATCGTCACGCCCCAGCGCCAGGCGCTCGGCATAGGCGTTGATGTTGGCCATCAAGGTATTGGAGGAGTGCATCACGCCCTTGGGCTCACCCGTGGTGCCGCTGGTGTAGATGAGCTGGGTGATGGCATCGGGCGGGACCCGGTGTGAGCTCAGGACCTGCGCGGCATCGGCATCGCGCTCCCAGGCGGGCTGGGTCAGCAGCGCCTCAAAACTGTCTACACCGGCACCACCGATGGCGACCACATGCTGGAGCTGCGGCAACTGTGGCTGAATGCCTTTGAGCATCGCCTCGTAATCGACATTGCGAAAGTCCTTCAGCACCACGACCAGCTTGGCCTCCCCGTGGCCCAGCATGAAGAGCAACTCGCGCTCCCGAAAGATGGGCATCAGGGGGTTGAGCACCGCGCCGATGCGTGCGCATGCCAGGTACAGCACCGTGAACTTCCAGACATTGGGCAACTGGCAGGCCACCACATCGGCAGGCCGCACACCCAGTCGCCACAAACCGATGGCCACGCGGTCGGCCATGCGCGCCAACTGCGCATAGTTGAAGGACTGCGCAGTGTCCTCGCCCGTGCGCTGCGCCACCAGTGCCAGCCGGTCGGGCCAGTGCTGCGCCGCCTGGTCCAGCGCATCGTTGATGGTAGTGTCGCGCCACCAGCCCTGGCTGCGCATCTGCGCACGGCGCGGCGCCAGCAATACGGCATCAAATTGCATGCTTGTCTCCTGTGGGTTGAGGCTCCGCGCTGGTGGGCCGCGCTTGGGAGCAAATCACGGCTATGCCGGCACGGCCTGCCTGCCCGCCCGGTCGCGGGCAATGATGGTCTTCATGATCTGGGCGGTGCCGTCACCAATCTGAAAGCCCAGCACATCGCGCAGGCGCTGCTCCATCACGCCCCGGTCATAGCCGCCATGTCCCAACATCAAGAGGCACTGGTGGATGCAGTCATAGGCCAGCTTGGGGGCCCACCATTTGCACATCGCCGCTTCGGCGCTGTGGGGCTTGCGCTGGTCCTTGAGCCACAGCGCCTGCAGGCACAAAAGGCGTGCGGCGCTGACCTGCGTATCCAAATCCGCCAAAGGGTGCGACACGCCCTGGAACGCCGACAAGGGCTTGCCAAAAGCCTGGCGCTGGGTGACGTACTGCCAGGCATCGTCGAGCGCCGCACGCGCCACGGCCAGAACCTGCAAGCCGATCAGCGCGCGTGAATAGTCAAAGCCCTGCATCACCTGCACAAAGCCCTGGTTCTCCTCACCCAGGCGATGCGAGAGCGGCACACGCACATGGTCAAAAAACAGCGAGCCCCTGCCAATGGCGCGCTGGCCATGGCAATCCAAGCGGCTGCGCGTGATGCCAGGCAAGTCCATCGGCACCAGCAACGCCGTCACGCCATGCGCGCCCGATTCCACCGTGCCGGTGCGGCCAAACACCACGGCGATATCGCACTGGTCTGCGGCAGAGATCGAGGTCTTCTCGCCGTTGATCACATAGCCTTGTGCATCGCGCTCTACGCGCAGGCGCAGGTTGGCCGCGTCCGAGCCACCGCGCGGCTCGGTCAGCGCAATGGCACACAGCGCCTCGCCCGCCACCATTTTTTGCAACCAGCGCTCCGCCACCTCCGGCTGGCCGTGGGCGGCCAGAATCTGCGCATTGAGCGAGGCCAGCAGCGGCACATAGGACATGCTCAGATCGGCGCGCGCCAGCTCCTCATGCACCACGCCAGCGGCCAGGCAACCCAGGCCCTGCCCGCCCAACTGCTCGGGCAGCTCAGGGGCGATCAGGCCCATGGCGCCCATCTCACGCATCAGCGCACGGTCCAGCACGCGGGTCCGGTCGCGCTCCAAAAAGCCCGGCGCCACGCGCGCATCGGCAAACCGGCGCACCGATGCAGCCAGGCTCATCAAGTCATCGTTCAAGTACGGATTCATGGACACCTCTCGCGGCAGGCTGCGTTACTTGGCGTGTTTGCGGAAATCGGGCTTGCGCTTTTCCTTGAGTGCAGCCACGCCTTCGCGCGACTCGTCGGTGTCGTAATACAGCTTGAGCGCGTACATGCCCATGCCGGCAATGCCCGCCTGGTGCGCGGTGTCCATGTTGAAGCTGCGCTTGGCAATCGCAATCGCGGTGGGGCTGCGCTCGCAGATAGTCTCGGCCCATTCCTGCACGGTGGCATCGAGCTGCTCTGGCGCCACGCAGATATTGGCCAGCCCCATGGCGACCGCCTCTTCGCCGGAGTAGCGCTTGTTCAGGTACCAGATCTCGCGGGCCTTTTTCTCGCCCACCACGCGCGCCAGGAATGCCGTGCCATAGCCCGGGTCGACCGAGCCCATCTTGGGGCCTACCTGGCCAAAGATGGCCTTGTCCGAGCAGATCGTCAGATCACAGATGGTGCACAGCACATTGCCGCCGCCAATCGCATAGCCCTGCACGCGGGCAATCACCGGCTTGGGCACATTGCGGATGGCGTCGTGCAGCTCTTCCATCGGCAGGCCGATGGTGCCACGGCCATCGTAGTTGCCATCGTGCGCCGACTGGTCGCCGCCGGTACAAAAAGCCTTGTCGCCCGCGCCGGCCAGCACGATGCAACCCACGCTTTTGTCATAGCCCGCCTTGTTCAGCGCGCGGATCAGCTCGTCGCAGGTGGTGCCGCGAAAGGCGTTCATCTTCTCGGGCCGGTTGATGGTGATCCAGGCCACATGGTTGCGCACGTCGTAGAGGATGTCTTCAAATTCCATACCAGTCTCCTTATTTATTGGGGGGGGCCTTCAGCCGGCCATCGTCAAGCCGCCCGATACGCTGATGACCTGGCCGGTCACATAGGAGGCGTCGCCCGAGGCAAAGAACAGGATTGCGCCGGGCAGGTCCTCGGGCTGGCCGATGCGGCCCAGCGGGATCGCACGGGTAAAGGCCTCGAGCAGCCTGTCGGGGTTGCCCGCGCCCTCCTTGTAGCTGGCAAACAAGGCGGTATCGGTGGGGCCGGGGCAAACCACGTTCACGGTGATGTTGTGGCGGGCATGCTCGCGTGCCAGGGTTTTGGACAGCGCCACCAGCCCGCCCTTGCAGGCGGCATACACCGCCTCGCCTGAGGAGCCCACGCGCGCCGCGTCAGACGCGATGTTGACGATGCGCCCCGCCTTGCGCTCTGCCATGTGCGGCAGCACCGCGTGGTGCATGTGCAGGGCACCCACCAGGTTGATGGCAATGAGCTGCTGCCATTCGCCCTCATGGGTCTTGGTGAAGGGCTTGAACACATCCCAGCCCGCGTTGTTGACGAGCACATCAATCGCAGCCCATTGCTCGGCCTGCTGCACGGCCGCATCGACACTCGCCCGGTCGGTGATATCACAGGCCAGCGCCTGCGCCAGGCCGCCCGCCGCTGCAATCGCATCGGCCACCGCCTGTGCGGCGCCCAGCTGCTTGTCGAGCACGGTCACCCGGGCGCCTTCAGCGGCAAAGCGTTTGCAGGTAGCCCCACCAATGCCGCCACCCCCACCGGTTACTACAACATGTTGCCCATCAAAACGTGCCATGATCCCACCTTTCTTGTGCATTGCATCGTTTAATTAGACAATATATTTACACAAATGCCATGCCATGGCAATATCGGAATCATGAGCAAACTCGCCAAAGACCCTAGAGAAAACCCGCAGCAACTGCGCACCGACCTGGCCAATCGTCTGTATTTCAAGCTCTACCAATGCGCCAACATGTTGCATAAAACTGGGACCAAGGCCGTTGAAGCCCAGGGCCTGACCACACAGCAGTGGGCGGTGATGGGCGCGCTGTCGCGGCCCGAATCAGAGCAGGGCATGGGCATGGGCGACCTGGCCCGCTACCTGTTGGTGAGCCGCCAGAACCTCACCGGCCTGCTGTCACGCATGGAGGCCGCCGGCTATGTGCACAGCGTGCCCGACCCGGCAGACAAACGCTCCCGTCTGGTGCAATTGACGCCAGCCGGGCAGCAGGTGTGGCAGCACGATGCAGCCGAGTCGATTGGCCGCTATTACGAGCAGGCGCTCGAGGGGTTCTCGAGCAATGACATGGTTCACACCCTGCACTACCTGCTCAAGCTGCTGGACAACATGAAGGCGATCGATGCGCAGCAGAATGCGGGCAAGGAGGAGAGTTGAGCGCAGCTCTTTTCCGCGCATGCCGGCAGAGCCGGGCAATGGCTGCAAGGATTGACCGGCACCAAGTGGCTTAAGAACGGTTACGCAGGCCAGGGCCGAAATCAATCAATACATCTACGTTGCCCTGGTTGGCGATACACGGCCTGCGCATACCTGGCTTGCGGTCTTTACCCCGTCTCCACCGCGTCAACTCTGCTACAAATTAACGCGCAAAACTGCACTCTCACTCGCTAGAACCAGGGTGCGGTCATCCAGCGCAGTCAGACCGTATACCCAGTTAAGACTGCCGGGCAGCGCTCCAAGACGGACACCCAGGTTACCCAGCGCTTCGCTGCCAGCCACCAAGCGAAGACCACCGCCGGGCTCCATGGCATAGATAGCACTACTTCCCCCGACAAAATCCGGCTGCGTTGACGACACAAAGATCTGGCCGGAAGGCGAAACGGCCATCTGGTCAAAGGTGGAAACGTCGCTTTCACTTCGCCATAGCTTGCTGGGTTCTGCGCCCTGCCCATCAACGCGGTACACCGCAGCACGCCCGCTGCTGCTGTACAGGTAGACGCGGCCTTGCGAGTCGACCTTGCTATTCCATAGCTGCCATGCCGGCGAGTAGTCCGGGAAAGGCCGCTCCAATACCTGGCCTGGCGTGCCAGCATAGGTGGTCACGCTGCCATCTGGGGTGATACGGCGCAAGGTCTGTCCATACCACAGTCGCAGCACTCGAGGGCTAGGAAGCGCGACACCGCCTCGCTCATATTCATACGCCGGTGCATCGATGACCCAGAGGTTGCCAGCCTGGTCGAACGACAGACCTCTAGGCGATGCAAACCGCGCTTGCAAAGCAGAACCGTCTGCATAGCCCTTCTCTTCGACGTTGCCCGCAAATACCGCCAGACTGCCATCGGCCTTCAGTTGCATGATGGCGCAGCCTGAGGCATAGAAGATGTTGTCGTTCCCATCGGCGGCAATCTCCGTCACGCGGTCAGATAATTTGCCGGGCAATGTAGTAACAGCGCCATCGGGCCTTATTTTTCTGACAACTTGGCGATATGCATCAGCATTGGAGTACATGCCCCCATAGCCCTCAAGCACGAAAATGTCGCCTTTGGCATTGACCGCCATGCCGTTCATGACGCCCGTGAAGCGCGCATTGGACCCCAGGCCATCCACCGAAATACTATCAACGTTGGCGCCCACCCAGGAGCTGACCTTTCTGGTTTGCAGATTGATCCTGCGCAGTGCGTTGGAATCCTCGCCAATGAGCAGATCACCATCAGGCAATTGCACCATAGAGGACGGGCGCTGCAAACGCGCATCCTCGCCCACACCATCGTTCACGTGCCAGAGGTCCAGATGCGCATCCGGAATTCCCACGAACGGCGTGAAGGAGCCGTCCAAACCCAGCTGGACAACGCGGCTGCCCTCCAAGGCATAGAACGACGTGGCGCTGGTCTGCACCAGATTACTGACATTTGTACGCAACTCGTTGGCATTGGACATAGTGTGGACCTGACCGTCCAGTGTGATGCTGCGGAAATGCCTCCTATCCAGCGCCAGAAGGCTGCCGTCCGGTTGCCCGAGCAGTTGGATGAGATCGACAAAGCCTGCTTCGCTGCCTTGACCATCCCTGCGCTCTAGCGGAAGACCTTGCCGCCCCGCAACAGTAACAATCTGACCACCGCTCGTCAGCTTACGAACCATCATGTCTTCCGGCATTCCAAACACGGTTCCTTTGTCGATAAAGTACAAACTACCGTCCGCACCCAACACCGGGGATGCCACATAACCCATCCGTGCGGACGCGCCATCGCCATCGGCGTAGCCAGCCTCCGAAGGATTTCCGGCAATGGGTATCCAGCCGGTGTCGCTTTGGCGGTAAACGCAGGCCAAAGCAAAGGCATGAAGCCGCCCTTGGGCATCTGCAGCTATTTGGTATTCTGAACCTGCAGGGGGACCTGGAACGAGACTGAGCTGCGCATCCTGGTCGACCTTCGCAAGACGACCACCATTGATCGGGATGTAGACAGTGCCACCGGGAGCAATACTCAAGTAATTACGAATTGGCAACCGCGCCTCTGCGCCTTTGCCCTCCAGCAAACCGGCTCCGCCCAGTTGACCAGCCAGAAGAAAAATGCCGGGCTTCTGCACAGCGGGTGGAGGTGCTGGCACCACTTCACCGCCCTCTGAGTCAGAACCTCCGCCGCAGCCTGTCAATACCAATGCCCCCCCACCGAGTGCAGAAAGAAATACCCGCCGACTAAGCCCGTCCAGGCGCACCAAGCCACTTTTCTGTGATTCATTCTGGGTAAATTTCAAGCCACTCTCCTTGTAATTCATCTATCAAATAGCGATTCCACAAAACACTATAGATGAAATACTTTCAACCCATCCAGCATTTGGCACTGGGACCCGGAAATTCTGATGCCCATACTGAGCAATCCATTTACTCCGCCAACAATGCTCGGGGAGCATTTGACTGCGTCCATTGACTGCTGTGGATTAAAGTTGCATTCAATCCAACCGAGGACTTGAAGCCACGCAGACATTGGCTACCGCGGTTTTCCATCGTCCAGAACCCGCGCATCAAACAGCGCCGCCAACGATAGTCGAAGCACCTCCAAATAACATGGATGGACGGTTTCTCTACGTAGAAATCCGGTTGACATACCAGAATCAGGCCGTGCTGAGGAAGAGAATGAATCACGCTTATGCAACAAACTGCAACCACCCCAACTTGCTCCCACGGTGCGAATCATTGCTGACGTTCTGAAAAAGTATTCAGTATTCATAGGACCTCGTACAGGGCGTTGCTTGCAACCAATGCACAGCAAAAACCAGCCCTCAATGGCCAGTTTCGACTACCACGAAGATCGGAAAAGCAGTGATGCAAACCCAAGAGCGAGCCAAGAAAATCAATTCACGTTTTCTTGCCACTCAAGGGCACACCGCAATACGCCCAGCCTCGGTCTCAGCAAGGGTTCGAGCGATCCGAGCCCATCCTATTGGGCGAGCGCATTGCAAAGGGCCCGAGCATGTGCGCGAGCGCCATGCATTCAACGGATTCGGCATCTCGGATAGGCTTCCGCTTCCACTACCGAGCCATCTAGGTTCGTGATGTCCATCGTGCAGCCACTTCCATCTGGGCTCTTGCGCAGGTGAACCCGGTATTGCTTGCCCCTTTCGCCAACAACGAGCTTGTTCTCAGCACTACAACCTCTGCCCGGCGAGATCGATTTGGTACCGAAAGTCGTGTTCGTGGATGTTGTCGCGTACTGAAACCAGCCACCGGATATCACCACAGGTTGCCCGGCAGGCGCAACAATCTTCCAAGGACCTTTCAGGCTTGAATCGCGGTAGTAAGAATCCATTGATTGCATATATGCAACCCCCTGCCGGCTCTTGCACAGATTGGCGTTTCTGACAGGATTGATCTGCGCGGTAAAGCCGGTATCTATCCCGAAGTCAGACTCCAGAAAAAAAACCGGGTCGTCTGCTGCACCAGCATAGTTATATTGCGGTTTGGGCCGCGTCACGCATGCACCGAGGCATGCTGCCAAACCCAAGATCAACGCCATGTGTGCGACATGGGCGCTCTTTATTTTTGAAAGCCTCTGCACGGCGACCTCTTCTATCGGAAAAATAAAGCCGATAGCATAACCGCCTGAGCCCTATTGAAAAAGTACACCGGCCCTTGACTGGGCAAACGAATGTAAACACAGCCTTTCGCTTAAGCAATGAGGGGGGGCTAATCAGAGAAAGAAAGCTCCCTTGGCAATACAGCACAAGTGTCCTATTACGGTGGAATTGGTCGTCAGCCAAAAACGAGAAATCTGACGAGAACAAGATACCCCACCTCTCGTCAAGGCTTGCCAGTGCGTCGAATGAGCATGGCACCGCAAGCCAACAAGCCAAGCGATAGCGTCGCAAACATTCCGTGCGAGAGCACTGGAACAGGTATTGAGGTTGCGCCGACCGGCGCAGCAGCCTCCCCGTCTTCATCGGCAATCTAAATGGAAGCCACCGATGTGCCCGCCAGCAAGCTGTAGCCGCCAGGGTTGGCCGCTGGCACGATGGCGACCGACACGCTGACCTGGCCATCGCCTCCCACGGTATTGGCGATGGCCGTGACCGTGCAGCTCGCCGTGCTGGCGCCCTCTGCAATCTCCAGCGGACCGGCGCAACCACTGTAGCGCGCCGTGTCCCCGGAGGTGCTCAGCACAATGGTCAGCGCAGCCTGCGCAGGCCGGCTCAATCTCAGGGTGCAGCTAGCAGTTTGCCCGTCGGAATCCAACAGCTGCGTCTTGTCGCACAGTATGGAGGCCGTAGGCGGCACCACTTCGAAGTTGGCCGATACCGAGGCCAGCGGCCCGACCACTTCGATATTGTCGATGGCGCCCACAAAGCCGCTGGATCCATTGCCGGCGCCACCCTCGACGGCAAAGACCACCATGTCGGCAAAGCGCGGGTCGGCCTGGAAGTCCGAAAATGGCCGTCGTATGTTGGGATCAAAGCCACCTTGCGCCGCACTGCGCCCTTGCCAAACGATGCCGTGGAGCATATCGGCGGTGGTCCACTGGTTGAGGCCCACACCGTGCACGCCGGCGATGTCCGGGGTGTAGACCAGGGTCTGCGTATGCACCCCTTGCGCATTGCGCAGGTACAGCCGCAGCACGGGCGCCTGGTCGACCACATCGGTGCTGTGCACCAGCCATTGGTAGGAGACGGTGGTCAGCTCCGACAGCTTGCCGAAGGTGGCAGCAGGGTAGTAAGCGAGCCCGGCCTTGGATGAGGTGACATGCAAGTCAAGGCGCAGCGAGCCATTGCCGCTGTTGGGAAAGTCGGTGGTGACCCAGGCCAGGCCTGCACTGGTCTGCCCCACCTGCCCCCACTGGTCGGGGCCGCTGCTGCCCCATTGGAATGTCGCCTCCGGCACCACATCCGCTGCGGCAACCACGGCAGCGCTCGCGCCCGGTGCCCATAAGCATGCCCAAAACCAGACCGCGCCTACTGAAAAAATGCGAAACAACAGCTTCATAGTCACTTCAAACGTTGGAACGCATTGTTGCTTCTAGATGTAAACAAGCCCAGCATTTTATTATTTATTTCTATCGCAATGATGTTTTTTGGGAATGCGTGGAGGGGCCAGAGGCGACTGTGTCAGCACGGAGCATGCGGTCATTCCGCCGTTTCACGGTGCCAGCGCAGGCTTAAAAATCCCAGCACCAGTGCGAAGACCGTCAACAACACCAGTAGCAGCCCACCCAGCTTGGGAGCGGGCCGAGACAGGACACCAGACGCCTGCTCGGTCACGGCCTCCATGCTGTGTCGCACACGGTGGAAAACCGTGCCATCGTCTGGCGCAAGCGCCGTGGCGGCAGCCTGCATGTCAGGGCTGGGCACCGCCACCCCTTGTGCCCATGCGCTGGCCCGCCGTCCTGCGTAGAGCCCTTGGCTATCTGCCCCTGTGTGCTGTGACCCCAGGTTGTGGGCTGCCGACAGGTCTCCGGATGAGGCAGCCGTGGGCACGGCATGCGTGAGCATGCAGCCCGATGCCATCCACCAGCCTAGAACCAAACACCTGCACCACCTCATATCAGCAGCCATATACAGAAATTAACAATGTCGCTAACTATCGGACTGTGCCTGCCAACGGTCAATCCCCAAAATTAGTGAATATCTACTACGGCTGCCGTGGGCGCTGCAGGCTGCTGGCCTCACCTCTGGTGCCGCAATAATGGGCGCAGCACCTCCAGATCCGGATGCAGCAAGTGCCTCTCGACCACCGTGCTTGCTGCCAGCACATCAGAAAGATGGCAGTGATCAAAAATTGCGTGCTATAATCGACCGCTTAGCGGCTGTAGCTCAGCTGGATAGAGTACTTGGCTACGAACCAAGGGGTCGTGGGTTCGATTCCTGCCAGCCGCACCAAACGTAAAGCCTCAGAGTAGCAATGCTCTGAGGCTTTTTCGTTGCTGGGTATTGGGTATTGGGCAGTGCCTGGCTCTTTCACACCCATCCATGAAAAAAGCCGATTTCCATGGCGGAAACCGGCTTGTGGTCAGCACAGCGACAAAGCGCGCAGTGACTTACTTCGTCGGGCGGATCAGCACATATTGCGTCCACTCACCACGGCGGAACAGCACGTTGACGGGCTTGGACTTGTCGGCCTTGGCCACGGCAGCGTCGAACTGCTTGACGTCATTGATCTCGGTGTTGGCAATGCCCAGGATCACATCACCTTGCTTGAGACCAGCACGGGCAGCGGCTTCATCGGCCGACACAATCTGCACTCCACCCTTGAGGTGCATGGACTTGCGCTGCGCATCGGTCAGATCCGTGACCACCAGACCCAGTTGCTGGGCAGCAGTGGAAGGCTTGGACTTCTCTGGCTCCTTACTGGTGGCAGCAGCGTCTGCAGCAGCATCCGACGGAATTTCGATGATGGTGATCGGCAGGTCCAAGGTCTTGCCCCGGCGGAACACCGTGACGGTGCTCTTCGAGCCTGGCTTGGTGTTGCCCACCCAGCGCGGCAGATCCGCCAGCTTCTCCAGCGGCTTGCCATCGAACTTGGTGATGATGTCACCCGCTTCGACGCCCGCCTTCTCGGCGGGCGAGCCGCTTTCCACACCCGTTACCATCGCGCCCTGGGCCTTGCCCAGACCGATGGATTCAGCCACATCCTTGCTCACGGTGGAGATTTGCACACCAATCTTGCCACGCACCACACGGCCGGTGGCGCGCAGCTGGTCGCTCACGCGCACCGCTTCATCGATAGGGATCGAGAACGAGATGCCCATGAAGCCACCCGAGCGCGAGTAAATCTGGCTGTTGATGCCCACCACCTCGCCTCGCATGTTCAACAGCGGGCCGCCCGAGTTGCCGGGATTGATGGCCACATCGGTCTGGATAAAGGGCAGGTAGTCGCCCGTGTCGCGCTGCTTGGCAGAGACAATGCCGGCGGTCACCGAGTTTTCCAGGCCAAAGGGCGAGCCGATCGCCATCACCCACTCGCCCACGCGCAGGCGGTTCACGTCGCCAATCTTGACGGCGGGCAAGCCGGTGGCATCGATCTTCACCACAGCCACATCGGTGCGCTTGTCGGCGCCCACGATCTTGGCCTTGAACTCGCGCTTGTCGGTCAGCGTCACGATCACTTCATCGGCACCATCCACCACATGCGCGTTGGTCATCACATAGCCGTCGGCCGTCAGGATAAAACCCGAACCCAGGCCGCTGGGCACCTCATCGCCATCGGCGCCGGGGCGCTGGGGGCGTTGCTGCTTGGGGATGCTGGGCACCGGCAAGCCAAAGCGCTTGAAGAACTCCAGCATCTCCGGATCGAGGCCGCTTTGGCTTTGGCGGTTGGACACCTTCTCCATCGTGCGGATATTGACCACCGATGGGCCCACCTGGTCGACCAGGTCGGTGAAATCGGGCAGGCCACGCACCACAGCAGGTGCAGGGGTCTGGGCCGCTGCCGGCAGCATCATCGCGCTGCTGACGGACAGGATGGCCGCCAGTGCACTGATCTGAAAAGGCTTCCAACGCTTTAGAGACATATCACTCCTCAATTTGACAATATGGCGGCACCGTATACGCAGTGATTCAATCGCGTCGCTCGTGGTGCCCTGCCGCAATTGGAGGGGCAATAGGCCTCAAGGTTCCAAGCGTGCATCACCATCAGATAGGCAGCAAAACCCAGGTTTCAAGCCTTTGCGCGCGAAAGGCATAAAAAAACACCTGCCATGCAGGTGTTATTTGAGGGGTTCAGCGCATCATCAGCACAAACGTGAAGCCTTGTCGGGGCAGCCATCGCTGCGCTTTTCGGCATTGAAAGTGGCATTGCGCAAGAAGCCCGCTGGCATTTGCAGGTTGGCGGTGCCGCCAATCTGCCCGCGTGCCGCCAGCAGCTCATCCAGGCGCGGATCGCGCAGCATGATGCTGGAGTTCTGGCCCACCGTGACCTGCTGCTGCACCAGGCCTTGGGCATTGGACGCGGCAGACCTTGGTGACGCAGCCGAGGCAACCACCTGCGGCGCAGCAGCTGCTGCCATCTGCTGGCGAGCCTCATTGCCTGCGCCACCCGAGAGCAAACCGATGCTGTTCCAGCCGACCATCGCCACAGCGGCCACGGTAGCAAAGCCAGCCACCATCTTCCAGCGGAAGACCGAATGGTTCGCAGCATCCTGCGCGGCTGGCTGGACGGTCTGCACAGCGGCAGCGGCCACCGCCGGCACGGCGACAGCACCAGGCACGGGCTGGCCCTGGTCGGCCAACGGCGGCTCCAGTGCAATCTTGGCATTGAGCGCATCCAGGAATGCCAGGCTGTCGGAGCACGGTGTGTGCGCCGAGCGCATCAGATCGCCAATGACCTGGTAGGACTGCACCGAGGCGTAGCAGGCCTCGTCCTGGGCCAACTCCGGCAGCTCGGCCAGCAGCTGGCCGAGCGCCTGGTCGTCCAGCTCACCATCGACCCAGGCGGACAACTGCTCACAGGCCGCCTGCATGCTCATGTTCGATGCTTGGTTTTCGAGATTCATAGCCATATTCCTAGCGGGCCCCAGGCCCTTGCAGCCAGTCATCACACTCATATCAGCTACCAACGCTTGCCAGACTGGCGTTCAAGCATGGGCTTTACCTTGGCGGAAATCGCCTCGCGGGCGCGGAAAATACGCGACCGTACCGTACCGATGGGGCAATCCATCGCAGCGGCAATGTCTTCATAAGACATGCC encodes the following:
- the aliB gene encoding cyclohexanecarboxyl-CoA dehydrogenase, which encodes MNPYLNDDLMSLAASVRRFADARVAPGFLERDRTRVLDRALMREMGAMGLIAPELPEQLGGQGLGCLAAGVVHEELARADLSMSYVPLLASLNAQILAAHGQPEVAERWLQKMVAGEALCAIALTEPRGGSDAANLRLRVERDAQGYVINGEKTSISAADQCDIAVVFGRTGTVESGAHGVTALLVPMDLPGITRSRLDCHGQRAIGRGSLFFDHVRVPLSHRLGEENQGFVQVMQGFDYSRALIGLQVLAVARAALDDAWQYVTQRQAFGKPLSAFQGVSHPLADLDTQVSAARLLCLQALWLKDQRKPHSAEAAMCKWWAPKLAYDCIHQCLLMLGHGGYDRGVMEQRLRDVLGFQIGDGTAQIMKTIIARDRAGRQAVPA
- the badI gene encoding 2-ketocyclohexanecarboxyl-CoA hydrolase — its product is MEFEDILYDVRNHVAWITINRPEKMNAFRGTTCDELIRALNKAGYDKSVGCIVLAGAGDKAFCTGGDQSAHDGNYDGRGTIGLPMEELHDAIRNVPKPVIARVQGYAIGGGNVLCTICDLTICSDKAIFGQVGPKMGSVDPGYGTAFLARVVGEKKAREIWYLNKRYSGEEAVAMGLANICVAPEQLDATVQEWAETICERSPTAIAIAKRSFNMDTAHQAGIAGMGMYALKLYYDTDESREGVAALKEKRKPDFRKHAK
- a CDS encoding glucose 1-dehydrogenase, which codes for MARFDGQHVVVTGGGGGIGGATCKRFAAEGARVTVLDKQLGAAQAVADAIAAAGGLAQALACDITDRASVDAAVQQAEQWAAIDVLVNNAGWDVFKPFTKTHEGEWQQLIAINLVGALHMHHAVLPHMAERKAGRIVNIASDAARVGSSGEAVYAACKGGLVALSKTLAREHARHNITVNVVCPGPTDTALFASYKEGAGNPDRLLEAFTRAIPLGRIGQPEDLPGAILFFASGDASYVTGQVISVSGGLTMAG
- a CDS encoding MarR family winged helix-turn-helix transcriptional regulator, which gives rise to MSKLAKDPRENPQQLRTDLANRLYFKLYQCANMLHKTGTKAVEAQGLTTQQWAVMGALSRPESEQGMGMGDLARYLLVSRQNLTGLLSRMEAAGYVHSVPDPADKRSRLVQLTPAGQQVWQHDAAESIGRYYEQALEGFSSNDMVHTLHYLLKLLDNMKAIDAQQNAGKEES
- a CDS encoding DegQ family serine endoprotease; translation: MSLKRWKPFQISALAAILSVSSAMMLPAAAQTPAPAVVRGLPDFTDLVDQVGPSVVNIRTMEKVSNRQSQSGLDPEMLEFFKRFGLPVPSIPKQQRPQRPGADGDEVPSGLGSGFILTADGYVMTNAHVVDGADEVIVTLTDKREFKAKIVGADKRTDVAVVKIDATGLPAVKIGDVNRLRVGEWVMAIGSPFGLENSVTAGIVSAKQRDTGDYLPFIQTDVAINPGNSGGPLLNMRGEVVGINSQIYSRSGGFMGISFSIPIDEAVRVSDQLRATGRVVRGKIGVQISTVSKDVAESIGLGKAQGAMVTGVESGSPAEKAGVEAGDIITKFDGKPLEKLADLPRWVGNTKPGSKSTVTVFRRGKTLDLPITIIEIPSDAAADAAATSKEPEKSKPSTAAQQLGLVVTDLTDAQRKSMHLKGGVQIVSADEAAARAGLKQGDVILGIANTEINDVKQFDAAVAKADKSKPVNVLFRRGEWTQYVLIRPTK
- a CDS encoding sigma-E factor negative regulatory protein produces the protein MNLENQASNMSMQAACEQLSAWVDGELDDQALGQLLAELPELAQDEACYASVQSYQVIGDLMRSAHTPCSDSLAFLDALNAKIALEPPLADQGQPVPGAVAVPAVAAAAVQTVQPAAQDAANHSVFRWKMVAGFATVAAVAMVGWNSIGLLSGGAGNEARQQMAAAAAPQVVASAASPRSAASNAQGLVQQQVTVGQNSSIMLRDPRLDELLAARGQIGGTANLQMPAGFLRNATFNAEKRSDGCPDKASRLC